A stretch of the Pristis pectinata isolate sPriPec2 chromosome 7, sPriPec2.1.pri, whole genome shotgun sequence genome encodes the following:
- the LOC127572692 gene encoding interleukin-8-like, producing MTCRYIFIIVTVLVLSGLLTDARAVGNVKIDLRCKCIGTASAFISPKHMKNLEIIPHGSHCHKTEIIATLKNGIKTCLNPDSNWVKKMLNKITQ from the exons ATGACCTGCAGATACATCTTCATCATCGTAACCGTCCTGGTGCTTTCTGGTCTTTTGACAGATG CTCGAGCCGTTGGAAATGTGAAAATCGATCTGCGTTGCAAATGCATTGGAACAGCATCTGCCTTTATTTCTCCAAAGCACATGAAGAACTTGGAAATCATACCACATGGATCACATTGCCACAAAACTGAAATCAT tgctaCTCTTAAGAATGGAATAAAAACATGTTTGAATCCAGACTCAAACTGGGTGAAGAAGATGCTGAACAAGATTACACAATG A